A single window of Granulicella mallensis MP5ACTX8 DNA harbors:
- a CDS encoding TonB-dependent receptor: MTSAKTSVWRIQHLLFVLFLATATILCRAQTITGSVRGVITDPSGAVIPGATVTAKNVETGVASSTVTNSTGLYSIQFLQIGRYTIEVKAKGFGEEHSSPFQLEIDQQATINVPMHMEGSSTQVSVNFDTAPILNTENASLGVTIDQTAISNMPLNGRSFVAATVAVPGSIHSGGNTNEQPAINGNRQQGNSMLLDGMDIYDNINNAGVQSPTANSQPQGALYVPNSDALQEIRVITSNAPAEFGNVSGGQIVAVTKSGTNQFHGNAFFQLENYQMNANTFANKFTSGTATALTPYTQTFFGGTFGGPIKKDKLFFFVDYQGFRYHQSGTAFAGVAPAAFRTGDLSLLLQPVINGKAHTPVQLFNSQNNGAPYKNNQIPITSPVAQFLFANPSAYPLPNSPATDGIAQNNYLGLSNSFNRNNQGDIKIDWKASANDNVSGRFTMSRAINGTIGTPVPVSFPNGASPTAYTSFVVSEVHTFSTNAVNELRAGFGRNQQVSGLPTDPSGLFGTSGNSKVGINLPQNGYEGFSQQVFNPPSGGYDISNIGSYDTPQDFTENTYFYGDNFTLQHGHHLMKMGVQFLRYQQNYSYSGNAGVLGQIQYEGYFTGLPSATGVQGSPGDPFADFLLNYVDTQTAESQTGRFGQRQWRDGVFFQDDWKVLPNLTINLGVRYDYSQPIYEVHNQMTNVNLATGALEAAGQDGNSRALYNPTYDQLLPRLGFAYSPTAKTVIRGGYGISSYFEGMGVGLRLTQNPPYQAEYQSRAVIPTIADPAGTPLNVGQGLSSNLAATGTYNAWNPNIRPSWNQEFSLTMEYQLSNNSSFQIGYVGQTAQHLAIPRMANQLTAPNTPAPFATSLGQNVVVKLTDTEGMMNYNAFQAVFRKRTSNGLDFTANYTYSKAMTNAGQGYNGLYGTNGQYYQQDAYNLRPEYGPSPLDATHNVSGSLVYELPFGRGHRFGQNINRITDLVVGGWKISGLASAFSGNPLTITSNANYTSLVNSADARANHLRTLHVVNRGVTNWFGTDPSAKPCITTPDDGVCAYAQESATAFGSASPGSERGPGFENIDLSGFKAFHITTSQSLEFRADAFNAFNFASYSNPDTGVNDSNFGQINSTRSNPRTLQLALNYRF; the protein is encoded by the coding sequence ATGACTTCAGCAAAAACATCCGTCTGGCGAATACAGCATCTGCTATTCGTTCTCTTCCTGGCCACAGCGACGATCCTCTGTCGTGCCCAGACTATTACCGGGTCTGTTCGCGGCGTGATCACAGATCCTTCGGGGGCCGTCATTCCCGGTGCGACGGTGACGGCAAAGAATGTCGAAACCGGTGTCGCCTCGTCCACTGTGACGAATAGCACAGGTCTCTACTCCATCCAGTTTTTGCAGATCGGCCGCTATACGATCGAGGTCAAGGCGAAGGGGTTTGGGGAGGAGCATTCGTCGCCCTTCCAGCTTGAGATCGACCAGCAGGCCACCATTAATGTTCCCATGCACATGGAAGGTTCCAGCACGCAGGTCTCGGTCAACTTCGACACGGCGCCGATCCTGAATACGGAGAATGCCTCTCTCGGCGTCACGATCGACCAGACAGCCATCTCGAATATGCCTCTGAACGGCCGGAGCTTCGTCGCCGCGACGGTTGCGGTTCCCGGTTCGATTCACTCAGGAGGCAACACGAACGAGCAGCCTGCCATCAACGGTAACCGGCAGCAGGGGAACAGCATGTTGCTGGATGGCATGGACATTTACGACAACATCAACAATGCGGGTGTCCAGTCGCCAACCGCCAACTCCCAGCCCCAGGGCGCTCTCTATGTTCCGAACTCCGATGCCTTGCAAGAGATCCGCGTGATCACCTCGAACGCTCCGGCTGAATTCGGCAATGTGAGTGGCGGCCAGATCGTCGCTGTCACCAAGAGCGGCACCAACCAGTTCCATGGCAACGCGTTCTTTCAGCTGGAAAACTACCAGATGAACGCCAACACCTTTGCCAATAAGTTCACCTCCGGTACTGCGACGGCATTGACGCCCTATACGCAGACATTCTTTGGCGGTACGTTCGGCGGGCCGATCAAGAAGGACAAACTGTTTTTCTTCGTCGACTATCAGGGATTCCGTTACCACCAAAGTGGAACCGCATTCGCGGGCGTCGCGCCTGCAGCTTTCCGTACAGGAGATCTATCCCTTCTTCTGCAACCGGTGATTAATGGAAAAGCGCATACGCCGGTGCAATTATTTAATTCTCAAAACAATGGCGCACCTTACAAAAACAACCAGATTCCAATCACCAGTCCTGTTGCACAATTTCTCTTTGCGAACCCTTCGGCATACCCGCTACCGAATAGTCCTGCCACGGATGGTATTGCCCAGAACAACTATCTGGGACTAAGCAACAGCTTCAATCGCAATAATCAGGGCGATATCAAGATCGATTGGAAGGCATCGGCCAATGACAATGTAAGCGGTCGATTTACGATGTCTCGTGCGATCAATGGAACTATCGGTACTCCTGTGCCCGTTTCATTCCCCAATGGAGCCAGCCCCACAGCCTATACTTCGTTCGTGGTGAGCGAAGTCCACACCTTCTCTACGAATGCTGTCAACGAACTTCGCGCGGGCTTTGGCCGCAATCAGCAGGTCTCCGGATTACCAACGGATCCCAGCGGTCTATTCGGGACCTCCGGAAATTCGAAGGTCGGGATCAACCTGCCCCAGAATGGTTACGAGGGCTTCTCGCAACAGGTATTCAATCCTCCTTCGGGAGGGTATGACATCAGCAATATCGGATCGTACGATACACCCCAGGATTTCACTGAGAATACCTATTTTTACGGCGACAACTTTACGCTGCAGCACGGTCACCACTTAATGAAGATGGGTGTTCAGTTTCTTCGTTACCAACAAAACTATAGCTACTCCGGAAATGCCGGCGTGCTGGGACAGATACAGTACGAGGGATACTTTACAGGCCTCCCAAGTGCCACGGGAGTTCAGGGAAGCCCGGGTGATCCGTTTGCCGATTTCCTTTTGAATTATGTCGATACGCAAACAGCGGAAAGCCAAACGGGCCGCTTCGGGCAGCGTCAATGGCGCGATGGAGTTTTCTTCCAGGATGATTGGAAGGTCCTGCCCAATCTCACCATTAATCTTGGCGTGCGTTACGATTACTCGCAGCCCATCTATGAAGTCCATAACCAGATGACAAATGTGAACCTCGCCACAGGAGCGCTGGAGGCTGCAGGTCAAGATGGCAATAGCAGGGCCCTCTACAATCCGACCTACGACCAGTTGCTGCCGCGTCTCGGCTTTGCATACTCTCCCACGGCGAAAACTGTCATTCGAGGCGGTTATGGTATTTCTTCCTACTTCGAAGGCATGGGCGTAGGGCTTCGTCTTACCCAGAACCCACCCTACCAGGCAGAGTATCAATCGAGAGCCGTCATCCCAACGATTGCCGATCCCGCAGGTACGCCACTCAATGTGGGGCAAGGCCTTTCCTCGAATCTTGCGGCTACAGGTACCTATAATGCCTGGAACCCCAATATCCGGCCCTCCTGGAATCAGGAGTTCAGCCTGACCATGGAATATCAACTCAGCAACAACTCTTCGTTCCAAATAGGCTACGTGGGCCAGACCGCGCAACATCTCGCCATTCCCAGAATGGCGAATCAGCTAACAGCGCCGAACACCCCTGCGCCTTTCGCGACTTCACTTGGACAAAATGTTGTGGTCAAGCTGACGGACACAGAAGGAATGATGAACTATAACGCCTTCCAGGCCGTCTTTCGCAAACGTACCAGCAATGGTCTTGATTTCACCGCGAACTATACCTATAGCAAAGCTATGACCAATGCCGGACAGGGATATAACGGCCTCTACGGTACGAATGGTCAGTACTATCAACAAGACGCCTATAACTTGAGACCGGAGTATGGCCCATCCCCTCTGGATGCGACGCACAATGTGTCCGGATCGCTAGTCTATGAGCTCCCGTTCGGACGTGGTCATCGCTTTGGCCAGAATATAAACCGTATTACCGATCTCGTGGTTGGTGGCTGGAAGATTAGCGGACTTGCCTCGGCCTTCAGTGGTAATCCGCTAACGATCACCTCAAACGCGAATTACACGAGTCTGGTCAATAGTGCCGATGCCAGGGCCAATCATCTAAGAACGCTTCACGTAGTTAATCGCGGCGTTACGAATTGGTTTGGAACAGATCCGTCGGCGAAGCCCTGTATCACCACTCCCGATGATGGGGTGTGCGCTTATGCCCAGGAATCGGCGACTGCCTTTGGATCGGCTAGCCCTGGTTCGGAGCGTGGTCCTGGTTTCGAAAACATAGACCTGTCCGGCTTCAAGGCATTCCACATCACGACGAGCCAAAGCCTGGAGTTCCGTGCGGATGCCTTCAATGCCTTCAACTTCGCCAGCTATAGCAATCCGGATACCGGCGTCAACGATTCGAATTTCGGGCAAATCAATTCAACCCGGAGTAACCCACGAACTCTGCAACTCGCTTTGAACTACCGCTTCTAG
- a CDS encoding glycoside hydrolase family 27 protein, with protein MAAFWAPLGLIAQSIPVAATPPMGWNSWNHFADKVTDADVRAAADALVASGMRDAGYVYVNIDDTWEAKRDAHGVIQTNEKFPDMKGLADYVHSKGLKLGIYSSPGPKTCAGYEGSYGHEEQDAQTYAAWGIDYLKYDQCSFGDLIAKEAGNDLDKAAAMQRAAYEKMHVAIVKTGRPMVYSFCQYGLYSVWQWAPKAGGNLWRTTDDINDTWDRMTLIGFQQAGLESFAGPGHWNDPDMLEVGNGGMKKSEYEVHMSLWAMLSAPLLAGNDLSKMTPETKAILMNREVIAIDQDALGRPGRRVWAEGPMEIWVKDLSGGKKAIAFFNRGESAMIFDPKLKELAGFRGKSLQNLWTKEELVLGPTASLRVPKHGVLLLEQR; from the coding sequence ATGGCTGCGTTTTGGGCTCCTTTGGGATTGATTGCACAGAGCATCCCGGTAGCTGCGACCCCGCCTATGGGTTGGAATAGCTGGAACCACTTCGCTGACAAGGTAACCGACGCCGACGTGCGTGCGGCGGCAGATGCTCTCGTGGCCAGTGGAATGCGTGACGCTGGGTATGTGTACGTCAACATCGACGACACATGGGAAGCCAAGCGCGATGCTCATGGCGTCATTCAAACGAATGAGAAGTTTCCAGACATGAAGGGTCTTGCGGATTATGTCCACTCGAAGGGGCTCAAGTTGGGGATCTATTCTTCACCTGGGCCCAAGACCTGCGCCGGTTATGAAGGCAGCTATGGTCATGAAGAACAGGATGCACAGACCTATGCCGCTTGGGGAATCGATTATCTGAAGTATGACCAGTGCAGCTTCGGAGATTTGATTGCCAAGGAGGCTGGAAACGACCTGGACAAAGCCGCAGCTATGCAGCGTGCAGCCTACGAGAAGATGCACGTTGCCATCGTCAAGACAGGCCGTCCTATGGTGTACAGCTTTTGCCAGTATGGACTGTACTCGGTGTGGCAGTGGGCCCCGAAGGCGGGCGGAAACCTGTGGCGGACAACGGACGACATCAATGACACCTGGGACCGCATGACGCTGATCGGCTTTCAGCAGGCCGGACTTGAGAGCTTCGCAGGACCAGGACACTGGAATGACCCGGACATGCTGGAGGTCGGCAATGGCGGGATGAAGAAGTCAGAGTATGAAGTGCACATGAGCTTGTGGGCGATGCTATCCGCACCTCTATTGGCGGGTAACGATCTAAGCAAGATGACTCCAGAGACAAAGGCGATCCTGATGAACCGAGAGGTGATCGCTATCGATCAGGATGCCCTTGGGCGTCCCGGTAGAAGAGTTTGGGCCGAAGGTCCCATGGAGATATGGGTGAAGGATCTGTCGGGAGGCAAAAAAGCGATTGCGTTCTTCAATCGTGGTGAGTCCGCAATGATCTTCGATCCTAAGTTGAAGGAGCTTGCTGGCTTTAGAGGCAAGTCTTTGCAGAATCTCTGGACTAAGGAAGAGCTGGTTCTTGGGCCTACTGCATCCCTTCGTGTTCCTAAGCATGGTGTCCTCCTATTGGAACAGCGTTAG
- a CDS encoding TonB-dependent receptor: MKLGTATHKKTAKYKWPENLAARVLVLACLLMVTPLAFCQGVSGRIVGTIQDATNAVVPGAVVTITNQDTGSVAKTKSNSSGEYRVDNLPPGNYQVKVEAKGFRTVISSGNVVTVDNANRDDIKLEVGMANQSVEVTAGNPLVDTTGSSLGEVLNERDIKNLPLNGRIFSQLVDTVPGAVATGPSSAPEAAAGAGAQTAITASVNGMPWSGTTYTLDGVSNMELLNAFMTVTPALDALQEVKVSTANADATVGTYGGAQVNALIKSGTNKFHGSAYEFFRNDSLNATAWDSTSKAPDRSNQFGGSLGGPIIKNKAFFFVDYQGLLLDNGVYYNLTVPTDLMKQGLFLASQFPAIYDPTTQKPFPLVTTAQGQAYQIPAARFDAVSSRMVGAANIWPEATNQNSIVNNYIANNTQTDDTHQFDVKVDYQLHNGDRLFGRESYQRRDLTAPSPGTQWINISNVNAQNRMHNAAVGYDHTFSPSATNELRFGFNRFYTKDFGNDFGTNENTTLGIPNGNIAGFPGASGLAIFNPGNVAATGSQDYTDAHRITNIYQITDNFTKVLGKHTLTVGEDYRRLQASLTNANANQSGSFSFNSDYTSSCTNQPSCPSSIGGNGFASFLLGLPSSLYRGFVNTDPATRANLWGVYGQDTYIVNKSLTLNLALRWDVVTQPVDKFNRQSNFNLTTGLLDIATSGNRAPNVDNYYGNVAPRVGFSYSPNNGKTAIRGAFGMTTFTANYGGIGGSLERNFPFFEQFYLNQQFAYTPWTQVSTDGLPGFVPLATDAPVTPQPNSSVAYMAKNFRPDNANSWNIGIQQQLTAQSAFTLTYVGTKGTHLFRERNINTPEPGPGDQITRRPYYQISPNASSINYYGADGASSYNALQAEVTMRFSHDLQGRVAYTWSKEIDDMNIFDPIPGQDRLNRGLGTGQAPDVPQIFVASLTYQLPFGQGRRWLTSSPRAVQYLAGGWQISTITLLQSGQPLTFGISSDNLNNGVSNRAELTCAAVGKVKKPSEWFDTSCFTTPAQYQLGNSGVGKVFGPGYENVDLSLSKSEKIHDEMNISVQVDAFNALNNPHMGNPNTTCCTSQNPLFGTITGTNGPPRNLQLGAHLTF, from the coding sequence ATGAAATTAGGAACAGCCACACATAAAAAGACCGCGAAGTATAAGTGGCCGGAAAATCTTGCAGCCAGGGTACTGGTACTGGCCTGCTTGTTGATGGTCACGCCTCTGGCCTTTTGCCAGGGCGTAAGCGGACGTATCGTCGGAACAATCCAGGATGCGACCAATGCAGTCGTTCCAGGGGCGGTCGTCACCATTACCAACCAGGACACCGGCTCCGTCGCGAAGACCAAATCAAACTCGTCTGGTGAATACCGCGTCGACAACCTGCCGCCGGGAAATTATCAGGTCAAGGTGGAAGCGAAGGGCTTTCGTACCGTGATCTCGAGTGGGAATGTGGTGACTGTCGATAATGCCAACCGGGACGACATCAAGCTCGAAGTCGGTATGGCAAACCAGTCCGTCGAGGTGACAGCCGGAAATCCATTGGTAGATACCACCGGCTCCTCGCTTGGTGAGGTGTTGAACGAAAGGGATATTAAAAATCTGCCTCTCAATGGCAGAATCTTCTCGCAGCTGGTTGATACCGTTCCCGGAGCTGTTGCGACAGGTCCATCCAGCGCTCCGGAGGCGGCAGCAGGTGCTGGTGCCCAAACCGCGATTACCGCCAGCGTGAATGGCATGCCCTGGTCAGGAACTACCTATACTCTGGACGGCGTCAGCAATATGGAGTTGCTGAATGCGTTCATGACGGTGACGCCGGCCCTGGATGCTCTCCAGGAGGTGAAGGTTTCAACCGCCAATGCAGATGCCACGGTGGGCACCTATGGCGGTGCCCAGGTCAATGCGTTGATTAAATCCGGAACGAACAAGTTTCATGGTTCGGCCTATGAGTTCTTCCGTAACGATTCCCTGAATGCGACCGCATGGGACTCCACCTCCAAAGCTCCGGACAGATCGAATCAGTTTGGAGGTTCGCTGGGTGGGCCCATTATCAAGAACAAGGCCTTCTTCTTTGTGGATTACCAAGGGCTACTGCTGGACAACGGTGTCTACTACAACCTGACGGTGCCGACCGATCTGATGAAGCAGGGGCTCTTCCTCGCCAGCCAATTTCCGGCAATCTATGATCCGACTACTCAAAAGCCTTTTCCTCTAGTTACGACTGCCCAGGGGCAGGCTTATCAGATTCCGGCTGCTCGTTTCGATGCCGTCTCGTCACGGATGGTGGGGGCGGCAAACATATGGCCTGAAGCGACGAACCAAAACAGCATTGTGAACAATTACATTGCGAACAACACCCAAACGGATGACACGCACCAATTCGACGTCAAGGTTGACTATCAGCTCCACAATGGAGACCGGCTCTTCGGACGCGAGTCCTATCAGCGGCGCGATCTGACGGCTCCCTCCCCCGGGACGCAGTGGATCAATATCAGCAATGTCAATGCCCAGAACAGAATGCACAATGCTGCAGTCGGATACGATCACACCTTCTCTCCATCGGCGACGAATGAGTTGCGCTTCGGTTTCAATCGGTTCTACACGAAGGACTTCGGCAACGACTTTGGAACGAATGAAAATACGACGCTGGGTATCCCAAACGGCAACATCGCAGGTTTTCCGGGAGCCTCTGGATTGGCAATCTTCAACCCTGGCAATGTCGCGGCGACAGGGTCGCAGGACTATACAGATGCTCATCGCATTACGAACATCTACCAGATCACGGATAACTTCACCAAGGTGTTAGGTAAACATACCTTGACGGTAGGTGAAGACTACAGGCGGCTGCAGGCGTCGTTGACGAACGCCAACGCCAACCAGAGTGGAAGCTTCTCCTTCAACTCGGACTACACGAGCAGTTGCACGAACCAACCCTCCTGCCCCAGTTCCATAGGTGGCAACGGGTTTGCAAGCTTTCTGCTGGGGCTTCCCTCGTCGTTGTACAGAGGCTTCGTGAATACCGATCCGGCTACGCGCGCTAACCTCTGGGGTGTCTATGGACAGGACACGTACATCGTAAACAAGAGCTTGACCTTGAACCTTGCCTTGCGCTGGGACGTTGTTACGCAGCCCGTAGATAAGTTCAACCGCCAATCTAACTTCAACCTGACAACGGGATTGCTCGATATCGCGACCTCAGGTAATCGTGCTCCGAATGTCGATAACTACTATGGAAACGTCGCTCCCCGCGTTGGGTTTTCATACTCTCCCAACAATGGAAAGACCGCGATTCGCGGTGCCTTCGGCATGACGACGTTTACGGCTAACTATGGCGGTATCGGCGGCAGCCTCGAACGTAACTTTCCTTTCTTCGAACAGTTCTATCTGAACCAGCAGTTTGCCTATACGCCGTGGACGCAGGTGAGCACTGATGGTCTGCCCGGGTTTGTTCCACTTGCAACCGACGCGCCGGTTACACCGCAGCCCAACTCGTCGGTAGCGTATATGGCGAAAAACTTCCGGCCCGATAATGCAAACTCGTGGAACATCGGTATACAGCAACAACTCACCGCTCAATCGGCTTTTACACTCACCTATGTCGGGACGAAAGGGACGCACTTATTTAGAGAGAGAAATATCAATACGCCGGAGCCTGGGCCCGGCGACCAGATTACTCGGCGGCCTTATTATCAGATCTCCCCCAATGCCTCGTCGATTAACTACTATGGGGCTGATGGAGCCTCCAGCTATAACGCGTTGCAGGCAGAAGTGACGATGAGGTTTTCGCACGACCTGCAAGGGCGCGTGGCTTATACCTGGTCCAAAGAGATAGACGACATGAATATCTTCGATCCTATTCCTGGGCAGGATCGTTTGAATCGTGGACTAGGTACAGGACAGGCACCGGACGTTCCGCAGATCTTTGTTGCCAGTCTTACTTATCAGCTTCCTTTCGGCCAAGGACGCCGATGGCTGACAAGCAGCCCTCGTGCCGTGCAATATCTGGCAGGGGGTTGGCAGATAAGCACGATTACTCTATTGCAATCGGGCCAGCCCCTAACCTTCGGAATATCCTCCGACAATCTGAACAATGGTGTAAGCAATAGGGCTGAACTTACCTGCGCTGCTGTAGGCAAGGTGAAGAAGCCTTCTGAATGGTTCGATACAAGCTGCTTTACAACTCCAGCACAATATCAACTTGGAAATTCAGGAGTGGGTAAGGTGTTCGGGCCGGGATATGAAAACGTCGATCTCTCCTTGTCCAAGTCTGAAAAAATTCATGACGAGATGAACATTAGTGTTCAGGTCGATGCCTTCAATGCCCTTAACAATCCGCACATGGGAAATCCAAACACAACGTGCTGCACCAGTCAGAATCCATTGTTTGGCACCATTACGGGCACGAACGGCCCTCCACGCAATCTTCAGTTGGGTGCCCATCTGACCTTCTGA
- a CDS encoding RICIN domain-containing protein produces the protein MPLIARCPARKLMALVLGPFLGVSLAAQTTSTVNVLTQHNDNARTGANLNETVLTPENVNSSQFGKLFSVAVDGQVFTQPLYVSNLPIPNKGTHNVVYIATMNNSVYALDADSGQQYWKANFGTPVHPCDVEWHNNITHGSGVGILGTPVIDPSTNTIYFVSRNEANFNPTLCNWNSSAQSTGVNQGTFTQWLNALDITTGAPKFGSPVQIHATYTTSDGTLTFDPKLQNQRPALTLANGDLYIAWSSHDDLGGYHGWIISYTASNLAQDHVYSDTTSGTLGGIWQAGQGLTVDSNGNLLVSTGNGSFGASPTGVIQTGNSFAKLSPALALLDYFTPSNSAVLNSGDQDLGASGLLSIPGTTLVTGGGKQGRLYLVDINNMGHFNAASDEVQQEFQAIFGNGTQHIHGTPIYFNSPSAGPLIYVWGENDFLRAFSFNATSQLINTTPVAMSKMTAPMTNNNAAMPGGFLSISANGNTNGIIWASTPFLGDAAQATTEGVLHAFDASTLLELWNDKQNEPRDEIGNFAKYVPPTVANGKVFVPSFGALNSPDGSGALNVYGLLPNGVPPTNLLANGTYVITSVHSGLAIDDPALSNAPGTVMQQYTVNGGKNQSWMLTNVANNVVYLLNQASGLALEVSGGSKTNSALVDQSAYAGGAWQQWQVTALGGSAYELTNVQSGQALDVDAGSTTPGGQLDQFPYKGSAWQQWSFSPSSAGAPTP, from the coding sequence ATGCCACTCATCGCACGCTGTCCTGCCCGAAAGCTGATGGCCTTAGTCCTTGGCCCCTTTCTCGGTGTTTCGCTGGCCGCGCAAACGACTAGTACTGTAAATGTACTGACCCAGCATAATGACAACGCCAGAACAGGTGCGAACCTGAATGAGACAGTGCTGACCCCGGAGAATGTCAACTCCAGCCAGTTTGGGAAATTATTTTCTGTCGCAGTCGACGGTCAGGTATTCACGCAGCCCCTCTATGTGTCGAATCTTCCCATTCCCAACAAGGGAACCCACAATGTTGTCTACATCGCAACCATGAATAACAGCGTCTATGCGCTTGACGCAGACAGCGGTCAGCAATACTGGAAGGCGAACTTTGGAACTCCGGTTCATCCCTGTGATGTGGAATGGCACAACAATATCACTCACGGTTCCGGCGTCGGGATTTTAGGGACCCCGGTGATAGACCCTTCCACCAATACGATCTACTTCGTGTCGCGCAATGAAGCCAACTTCAATCCCACTCTATGCAATTGGAATTCATCTGCCCAATCGACCGGAGTCAATCAGGGGACCTTTACGCAATGGCTTAATGCGCTCGATATTACTACCGGTGCTCCCAAGTTCGGCAGTCCTGTTCAGATTCACGCTACATACACCACAAGTGACGGAACGCTGACCTTCGATCCCAAGCTTCAGAATCAACGGCCTGCTCTGACTCTGGCCAATGGAGATCTATATATCGCCTGGTCGTCTCACGACGATCTTGGTGGGTATCACGGTTGGATCATCTCCTATACAGCGAGCAACCTCGCCCAGGATCATGTCTACAGCGATACGACGTCCGGGACACTCGGAGGCATCTGGCAGGCCGGACAAGGGCTCACGGTGGACAGCAACGGAAACCTGCTTGTCTCGACAGGTAACGGAAGCTTTGGCGCATCACCCACGGGTGTGATTCAGACCGGAAACAGCTTCGCGAAGCTCTCTCCCGCTCTAGCGCTGCTCGATTACTTTACCCCCTCCAATAGCGCCGTTCTGAATAGTGGCGACCAGGATCTAGGGGCCTCCGGACTGCTCAGCATTCCAGGAACTACCCTGGTAACAGGTGGCGGCAAGCAGGGACGCCTCTACCTTGTAGACATCAATAATATGGGGCACTTCAATGCCGCTTCCGATGAAGTGCAGCAAGAGTTCCAGGCGATCTTTGGAAATGGTACTCAGCATATTCACGGCACGCCAATCTACTTCAACAGCCCGTCGGCAGGTCCCCTCATTTATGTGTGGGGTGAGAACGACTTCCTCAGGGCTTTTTCCTTCAACGCCACCTCGCAACTAATTAATACGACCCCCGTTGCGATGAGCAAGATGACAGCGCCTATGACGAACAACAATGCAGCCATGCCGGGCGGCTTCCTGTCGATATCCGCCAACGGAAATACGAACGGAATCATCTGGGCCAGCACACCTTTTCTGGGCGACGCCGCTCAAGCTACGACAGAGGGCGTTCTGCATGCTTTCGACGCGTCTACGCTCCTGGAATTGTGGAACGACAAACAGAACGAGCCGCGGGACGAGATTGGAAACTTTGCAAAATATGTTCCCCCCACCGTAGCCAATGGAAAGGTCTTTGTCCCAAGCTTCGGAGCTCTCAATTCGCCGGATGGATCCGGAGCTCTCAATGTGTATGGGCTACTCCCAAATGGAGTTCCTCCCACCAATCTGCTGGCGAATGGAACTTATGTCATCACAAGTGTCCATAGCGGATTGGCGATTGATGATCCCGCTCTCTCTAACGCCCCCGGCACAGTGATGCAGCAGTACACCGTCAATGGCGGCAAGAATCAGAGTTGGATGCTTACGAATGTGGCAAACAATGTGGTCTACCTGCTCAACCAGGCAAGCGGTCTGGCGCTTGAAGTCTCCGGCGGTTCCAAGACAAACAGCGCGCTCGTCGACCAGAGCGCCTATGCCGGTGGTGCGTGGCAGCAGTGGCAGGTGACCGCCCTTGGCGGAAGCGCCTATGAACTCACAAATGTACAAAGCGGACAGGCGCTTGATGTGGACGCTGGATCGACAACACCCGGCGGGCAACTCGATCAATTTCCATATAAAGGATCGGCCTGGCAGCAATGGAGCTTCTCGCCGTCCAGTGCAGGCGCACCGACACCCTAG
- a CDS encoding HAF repeat-containing protein, with amino-acid sequence MKKNRDHELSLRYQALLAGVILICATCGTSTGQAQDAGTHSPRYRVVDLGAFMAREIDERPGLNQKEHVASWQVILQTHTKAALVDSQRSMLIGNPSQTGNSFAFGINDKDELAGILESPNDLRHTQAFYYKDGALQILPALGGRFAVAKSIANNGWIAGNAEIPDKHVHAATWLHGAVYDLGTLPGGDFSRAFEVNDSGDIAGESNTAPNGKTHAVLWTNGSVHDLGLLSGGSFSSALAVNHRRQAVGFADDAEGGSRAVLFSSGKVTDLGSLGDEPSSALSINDAEQIVGGSPVAEGKMRAFLWEKGHLVNLNKLVSQDSGWLLMTAYRINTDGSILAEGFYGGTTHLCLLIPTTKH; translated from the coding sequence GTGAAGAAGAACAGAGATCATGAATTGTCCTTGCGCTATCAGGCACTCCTTGCGGGCGTCATCCTGATCTGCGCCACTTGCGGGACGTCGACAGGCCAGGCACAGGACGCCGGCACCCACTCGCCACGCTATAGGGTCGTGGATCTGGGCGCATTCATGGCGCGCGAGATCGACGAAAGACCCGGGCTCAACCAGAAAGAACACGTGGCTTCCTGGCAGGTGATTCTCCAAACGCATACGAAAGCGGCGCTGGTTGATAGCCAGCGCTCCATGCTGATTGGAAACCCCTCACAGACGGGCAACAGTTTTGCCTTTGGCATTAATGACAAAGACGAACTGGCAGGTATCCTCGAATCGCCCAATGATCTGCGGCACACCCAGGCGTTTTATTACAAAGATGGTGCCCTGCAGATCCTGCCTGCCTTAGGAGGGCGTTTCGCGGTCGCGAAATCCATCGCGAACAATGGATGGATCGCAGGGAACGCGGAGATTCCGGATAAGCACGTGCATGCCGCCACGTGGTTACATGGAGCTGTCTATGATCTCGGCACGTTGCCGGGCGGGGATTTCAGCCGCGCCTTTGAAGTAAACGATTCAGGCGATATAGCAGGTGAATCGAACACGGCTCCCAACGGCAAGACCCACGCGGTGCTTTGGACGAACGGCAGCGTCCATGATCTCGGACTCCTCTCCGGAGGCTCCTTCAGCAGCGCGCTCGCTGTCAATCACAGGCGCCAGGCCGTGGGATTCGCGGATGACGCTGAAGGCGGATCGAGAGCCGTACTTTTCTCCTCCGGCAAGGTAACCGACCTGGGCTCTCTGGGAGACGAACCAAGTAGTGCGCTCAGCATAAACGATGCAGAACAGATCGTCGGTGGCTCTCCCGTCGCCGAGGGGAAGATGCGAGCCTTTCTATGGGAGAAAGGTCATCTCGTGAATCTGAATAAGCTCGTCTCCCAGGACTCAGGCTGGCTGCTCATGACGGCCTACCGGATCAATACGGA